A DNA window from Ahaetulla prasina isolate Xishuangbanna chromosome 7, ASM2864084v1, whole genome shotgun sequence contains the following coding sequences:
- the KIN gene encoding DNA/RNA-binding protein KIN17, translated as MGKTDFLSPKAIANRIKSKGLQKLRWYCQMCQKQCRDENGFKCHCMSESHQRQLLLASENPQQFMDYFSEEFRNDFLELLRRRFGTKRVHNNIVYNEYISHREHIHMNATQWETLTDFTKWLGREGLCKVDETPKGWYIQYIDRDPETIRRQQEQEKKKKQDLDDEEKTARFIEQQVRRGLKGKDQEEPVFTELNRENEEEKVIFNLNKGASTSAAAAQQPKGSLLGASMLKPSGTLLPVKRKEIPPTSKEIKEKKKKKSALDEIIEFEEEKKKSARTDYWLQPEIVVKIITKKLGEKYYKRKAIVKEVIDKYTAVVKLTNSGDKLKLDQTHLETVIPAPGKKVLILNGGYRGNEATLLGINEKSFSAMILIESGALKGRQVNGVPYEDISKLASFD; from the exons ATGGGGAAGACGGACTTCTTGAGCCCCAAGGCCATCGCCAACCGCATCAAGTCGAAGGGGCTGCAGAAGCTGCGCTGGTATTGCCAGATGTGCCAGAAGCAGTGCCGGGACGAG AATGGCTTTAAATGTCACTGCATGTCCGAATCTCACCAGCGACAACTGCTCCTGGCATCTGAAAACCCTCAGCAATTCATGGATTATTTTTCAGA AGAATTCCGGAATGATTTCCTAGAACTTCTCCGGAGAAGATTCG GAACAAAGAGAGTCCACAACAATATCGTATATAATGAATATATCAGCCATCGGGAACACATCCATATGAACGCTACCCAGTGGGAAACGCTGACGGATTTTACCAAGTGGCTCGGGAGGGAAG GCCTTTGCAAAGTTGACGAAACCCCCAAAGGCTGGTACATCCAGTATATTGACCGAGACCCCGAGACCATCCGCAGGCAGCaggaacaggaaaaaaagaaaaaacaggactTGGACGATGAAGAGAAAACGGCCAGGTTCATCGAACAGCAAGTCAGAAGGGGCTTGAAGGGAAAAGATCAG GAGGAGCCGGTCTTCACTGAACTAAACAGAGAAAACGAGGAGGAAAAAG tGATCTTCAATTTGAACAAAGGAGCGAGCACTTCAGCTGCTGCAGCACAACAACCCAAAGGCAG CTTGCTTGGCGCCAGCATGCTGAAGCCCTCGGGAACGCTGCTCCCCGTGAAGCGGAAAGAAATCCCTCCGACCTCGAAGGAAattaaggagaagaagaagaaaaaatccgcCCTTGATGAGATCATAGAG tttgaagaagagaagaaaaagtctGCCCGAACGGACTACTGGTTGCAACCT GAAATTGTGGTCAAAATCATAACCAAGAAACTTGGCGAGAAGTACTATAAAAGAAAAGCCATCGTTAAG GAGGTAATTGACAAATACACGGCAGTTGTGAAATTGACCAATTCCGGAGATAAGCTCAAACTTGACCAGACACATCTGGAGACGGTGATCCCAGCCCCAG GTAAAAAAGTGCTGATTTTaaacggaggctacagagggaatgAAGCCACGTTACTGGGCATCAACGAGAAGTCATTTTCCGCAATGATCCTCATTGAATCG GGAGCTTTGAAAGGACGTCAGGTGAATGGTGTTCCATACGAAGACATTTCCAAGTTGGCCTCCTTTGATTAA